GTGGAAGATGTAGTTCTGCTCGACGGTGCCGTCGAACAGGTGGGCGAACGGCCCCTTGGCGTAGATGGCGACGTCCTCGCCGGAGTGCGACTCGGAGGACATCGGGATCATCGCCTCCTGGACGAAGTCGATGTCGGTGGCCTCCTCCTGGGTCAGCTCGGCGCGGCCCTCGGGGGCGGCGTAGCTGTCGTCTGCCTGCTTCTTGATGACCGCGCCCGGACCGTTGAGGTAACCGATCACGGTGTAGGGCTTGCCGTCGTCGGCGAGCTCGGGCTTCTCGCCGTGCTCGACCTGACCGGCGACGATCTCCATGCACAGGCCCAGGATCGGCGAGCCGCGGCCGCAGTAGCCGTTGAACGCGATGGCATGCTCATGGTCGGCGGTGACGATGATGAGGGTGTCCTCGTCGTTCGTCAGCGCGTCGGCGGCGGCGATCGCCTCGGCGAACTCCACGCCGTCGGTCAGCGTGCGGTAGGCGTTGCCGTCGTGGTTGGCATGGTCGACGCGGCCGGCCTCGATCTCGAGGTAGTAGCCGTCCTCGTTGTTGGCGAGGTACTGGATGGCGGCGCGGGTCATCTCCTCGAGCGAGGGCTCCTCGGCGGGGTCGCGGTCGGCCTCGTAGGCCATGTGCGAGTCCTCGAAGAGGCCCAGCACCGGGGTCGAGCCGTCCAGCGTCAGGCCCTCGAAGGTCTCGGTGTTCCAGGCGTACTGCACGCCCGCGTCCTTCGCCTGCTGGACGAGGTTGACCTCGTCCTTGCGGCGACCGTCGCCGCCTTCGTCGGTCGGCGTGCCGGCGGGCACGAAGTAGCGGCGACCCCCGCCCATGGCTAGGTCGACGACGCCGGCCTGCATCTGGTCGAAGAGCTGGGTGGCGATGTCCTTGGAGCCGGTGCAGCTCTCCGGCACGTCGCCCTCCCAATTGCGGTTGGCCGTCTTGGCGTAGACCGCGGCGGGGGTGGCGTGGGTGAGGCGCGCGGTGGAGATGACGCCGACCGACTTGCCCTCTCCGCTCATCATCTCGGCGAAGGTCGTCAGGCGGTTGCCCTCCTCGGAGGCGCAATCGTCATGGACGCCGCCCTCGGGGGCGAGGTTGATGGTGTTGAAGATCTGCTTGACGCCGGTGTTCATCGAGCCGGCGGTCGGCGCGGAGTCGGGCGTCTGGGCGTTGACGTTGTAGGTCTTGACCAGAGCCAGGTACGGGAACGCCTCGTGCGGGAGGACGTGCTCCTCGCCGAGCTTGCCTTCCTGCTGCCCGGCGAACAGGCGGATGGCGTAGTTGGTGCCCACACCCATGCCGTCCGCGACGAAGAGGATCACGTTCTTGGCCGGGGTGGTGATCGGCTGGCGGGCGATCTTCTCGTTCAGCGTTGCCTGGGCATCGGTGAACCATTGGCTGGAAGCCTGCGGCAGGTCCTGGGCCTGAGCGGAACCGATCGCGAGCGCGATCGCCGTCGTGGCCAACGCGAGTGTCTTCATGGCGTCCTCTTGGGGTCGAGCGATGTGGCTGCCGCATAGACCGCGAATATGACACGGCGATCACAGAAGACGCGTCCGGCCCGAATGCCGGCGTCGCCGGAACGCTCGACGCTCACCCGCAGGTGGAAGGCTCGCCCCCGGTCGGCCTCAACGGTTGCGAGGCTTGGCGTCGTTCCGGCGGGCGCGCAGGGCCTGGCGCAGGTTGCGGCGGCGCAGGTGGCCGAGCCGCTCGATCGCCCCGCGCGCGCTCGCCGCGTCGCCGCGGAGGATCGCCTCCGTGAGAGTGCGATGGTCGCCCAGCGCCTCGGTGTGGCTGTCCGCGTCCAGGAAAAGGGGCGACATGAAGGTGGACAGCGCCGTCTCGATCACGCCGTAGACGTGACCGCAGAACTGGTTGTTGGCTCCATCGATCAAGGTGTGATGGAACCGGTATTCGACGTTGGCGAGCTCTTCGCGGTCGGCCGTGTTGGCCGCTTCCATCCGCTCGAAGGCGAGTTTGAGGGCCGCTCGGTCGAAGCTGTCGTCCTCGGCGGCGCGACCGCAGGCGATCATCTCCACCGCCAGGACGAAGTCGACCAGGTCGTCGAGCACCTTGTCGTCGGGGTCGTAGCGAATCCGCCAGTCGATCACGTTGCGATCGAACAGGCTCCAGCTTTCGACCGGCGTGACCTCGGTGCCGAGGCGGCGGCGAGTCCGCAGCATGCCCTTGGCGACGAGGGTCCGCACCGCTTCCCGCACCACGGTGCGCGAGACGCCCAGCTCCTCGACGATATCGGTCTCGTTCGGCAGGATGCCGCCGATGGGGACCTGGCCGCTGACGATGCGACGCGCGATCGCCTCCACCGTGACGACGAGCAATGTTGCCCCCGGGGGCGCAGGCGTCGCGATGCGACTAGCTGTCCCGAACCGAGTCATGTGCAGGCCAATTGCATTTTCATCTGAAATCTCATTTGCATAGCAGCAATGCATGAAAAATCCGATGAATGCACTATTGTTCGGATTTTTGAGAAAAAACGCCCTTCATACATCTGATATGCCTAATTTATAGGCTGAATGACATGATTTCATCTCAATTTCGTCACGTTGTCGGCACCACATCCGGCCGAATTGCCAGCCCCGCCGCCCGGTCCGATCGCACCAGAAGTTGCCGATGGTTCAACGTAGAGGCCGCAGCTTGCCACGCAAAGGAGAATGAGAGCAGCGACTTCTCTTCGATGCGGTCGAGATCGAGGTCGACGATCACCCGTTCGAATAAGGCGAACAAATCGAGCCGGATGCGGTCGAACTCCGCGTCGCTGTCCGCTGCCTCGATGCGTGACACGATCTCGACGATTTCGAGATTATAATGGTCTGCTCGGTTCTTGCGCGCGTTGGAGAGCCAGATCCGCGCCTGCCACAGGCCGGAGGCCAGCAGCGCCAGCGCCGTCACCCCCAGCGCCAGAGGCTCGGCGTACTCGACGATGAAGATGGGGTCGTCCTGCTCGTAGTAGCGGTCCGCCCCCGGATGGACGCCGAAGGCCAGCCGCTCCTCGTCGGTGGGGGCGGTGATGAAGGCGGCTTGCGGAAGCTGGCGCACCATCGCCTGGCGCTGCTCGAAGAGGGCGCGGGTGACCGCCTCCACCGTGGAATCGGGGACGTTGCGGCCCACGGCCAGCAGGCTGCGCACCGAGACGACGGGGATCGGCCGATCCGGCACCGGCCGCTCGCCGGAGTAGGCGCCGACCGGCACCTCCTTGGCCTCCAGCGCCGGGTCGAACAGCGCCATCGCTTCGGCCTGGTCGATCGGCACCAGCTGCGTCGGCGTCGACTTGATGATCTCCTGGATCGTCTGGTTGCCCAGCGCCACCACCATGAAGAAGGCGTCGATCTCGCCCTTGCGGATCGCCTCGGCATGGTCGGCCAGATTGCCGCGGATGATCGTCAGCGACGACTCCGGCACCTCGTAGTGCGCCAGCAGGCGATCGAACAGCGCGTTGGAACCCGCACCCGGCGGCATCAGGCCGATGGTCTTGCCGCGCAGATCGTTGACCGACTCGATCCCCGAGCCGACGCGTGCGACGAGGTGAAAGGCCT
This portion of the Acuticoccus sp. I52.16.1 genome encodes:
- a CDS encoding alkaline phosphatase, whose translation is MKTLALATTAIALAIGSAQAQDLPQASSQWFTDAQATLNEKIARQPITTPAKNVILFVADGMGVGTNYAIRLFAGQQEGKLGEEHVLPHEAFPYLALVKTYNVNAQTPDSAPTAGSMNTGVKQIFNTINLAPEGGVHDDCASEEGNRLTTFAEMMSGEGKSVGVISTARLTHATPAAVYAKTANRNWEGDVPESCTGSKDIATQLFDQMQAGVVDLAMGGGRRYFVPAGTPTDEGGDGRRKDEVNLVQQAKDAGVQYAWNTETFEGLTLDGSTPVLGLFEDSHMAYEADRDPAEEPSLEEMTRAAIQYLANNEDGYYLEIEAGRVDHANHDGNAYRTLTDGVEFAEAIAAADALTNDEDTLIIVTADHEHAIAFNGYCGRGSPILGLCMEIVAGQVEHGEKPELADDGKPYTVIGYLNGPGAVIKKQADDSYAAPEGRAELTQEEATDIDFVQEAMIPMSSESHSGEDVAIYAKGPFAHLFDGTVEQNYIFHVMDYAVKGGAQ
- a CDS encoding FadR/GntR family transcriptional regulator; this encodes MLVVTVEAIARRIVSGQVPIGGILPNETDIVEELGVSRTVVREAVRTLVAKGMLRTRRRLGTEVTPVESWSLFDRNVIDWRIRYDPDDKVLDDLVDFVLAVEMIACGRAAEDDSFDRAALKLAFERMEAANTADREELANVEYRFHHTLIDGANNQFCGHVYGVIETALSTFMSPLFLDADSHTEALGDHRTLTEAILRGDAASARGAIERLGHLRRRNLRQALRARRNDAKPRNR
- a CDS encoding TAXI family TRAP transporter solute-binding subunit, which codes for MTRRPLVYSAVAVLALAIGATLALWQLEGRSSDVLKLSSGTSGGTYAAFGEVLATTLERKGVARIEAMPSAGSSQNAKRIQDGEAAFGLIQGDTPVASNVTVMARLFPEAFHLVARVGSGIESVNDLRGKTIGLMPPGAGSNALFDRLLAHYEVPESSLTIIRGNLADHAEAIRKGEIDAFFMVVALGNQTIQEIIKSTPTQLVPIDQAEAMALFDPALEAKEVPVGAYSGERPVPDRPIPVVSVRSLLAVGRNVPDSTVEAVTRALFEQRQAMVRQLPQAAFITAPTDEERLAFGVHPGADRYYEQDDPIFIVEYAEPLALGVTALALLASGLWQARIWLSNARKNRADHYNLEIVEIVSRIEAADSDAEFDRIRLDLFALFERVIVDLDLDRIEEKSLLSFSFAWQAAASTLNHRQLLVRSDRAAGLAIRPDVVPTT